Proteins encoded by one window of Salvia splendens isolate huo1 chromosome 7, SspV2, whole genome shotgun sequence:
- the LOC121741504 gene encoding uncharacterized protein LOC121741504 isoform X5, with amino-acid sequence MEAAPGATAAVRNGGVAMPASSSFEPSRDEWRVVSEQSVRSSGNEELERSKVGRSDERLIYEVQHGRRQLDVDFHSIAIDGGLDNDILQQRLHNVVEKREELQNMELELRAQISARSEVARLHNTFDGQIKEHMNANVKLQEQLHEKEQKIYELERRMDEKERELHAIRLDSEAAWAKEALLREQNNKLQSYMMERDNVEADRAQHIKQIHDLQEHIQEKERQFLELQEQHRIAQETAIFKDEQIRDAQTWISRAQEIDALQTSANHTLQSELRERTEQYNQLWLGCQRQFGEMERLHLHVQQLQVEMADSREKSRNQSDVSHVLHTNSNDASRLEHANGIQLEVNDRNSPAVNTGSLENGNSETSGGTTVTQNDQVNGVPFARSSMFSMPAYLPTALHPFVMQHGVPHPSQVTQSPLSLSGMPLVQNWQSQQYPEQTEGNLSRTDSHFDHEALAVNEHAHRANYVDASIDSQLDAADSVVPSPNGEVEVHDSIDESHDKAQSQLNLQQISSQFHEALRVDPLDNGNDDKEKKGTPVTSHSMDDRNAMMEHPSFAINASSSEGQTRAVNFSETASCTASSDASTIAFASMEQKSNIAGNLGESYLLDERALLASIARAIGSGGRTRISSTLPNRLGKMLAPLHWHDYKKKYGKLDDFVGNHPDLFLIEGDYIQLREGAQKTIAATATAAKVAAAAAAAPSSFTSLTPSVAVTPMAHSHRSKKHCKVRT; translated from the exons atgGAGGCCGCCCCCGGTGCTACTGCCGCGGTGCGCAATGGCGGGGTTGCGATGCCGGCTTCTTCCTCGTTTGAACCTTCCCGCGACGAGTGGCGCGTAGTATCTGAGCAATCGGTTAGAAGCTCCGGTAACGAG GAGCTGGAGCGCTCAAAAGTAGGTCGATCGGATGAGAGATTAATATACGAG GTGCAGCATGGAAGAAGGCAACTCGATGTTGATTTTCACTCGATCGCGATTGATGGGGGTCTGGATAATGATATTTTGCAGCAAAGACTTCACAATGTAGTGGAAAAAAGGGAGGAGTTGCAGAACATGGAGCTTGAACTTCGAGCCCAAATATCCGCACGATCTGAAGTTGCGAGATTGCATAATACATTTGATGGTCAGATAAAAGAGCACATGAATGCCAATGTCAAACTGCAg GAACAACTGCATGAAAAGGAACAGAAGATATATGAGTTGGAGAGAAGGATGGATGAAAAGGAAAGAGAATTACATGCTATCAGATTGGACAGTGAAGCG GCTTGGGCCAAAGAGGCTCTTTTAAGGGAACAAAACAACAAGCTCCAGAGCTACAT GATGGAGAGGGATAATGTCGAAGCTGATAGAGCACAGCATATTAAACAAATTCATGATCTTCAGGAACATATTCAAGAAAAAGAGCGCCAGTTCCTTGAATTGCAGGAACAG CATAGGATTGCTCAAGAAACTGCCATTTTTAAAGATGAGCAGATAAGGGATGCACAAACTTGGATATCTCGTGCTCAGGAAATTGATGCATTGCAAACATCCGCTAATCACACCTTACAATCTGAACTGAGAGAACGAACAGAACAGTATAATCAGTTGTGGCTTGGCTGTCAAAGACAG TTTGGGGAAATGGAAAGGCTTCATTTGCACGTACAACAGCTCCAGGTTGAAATGGCCGATTCAAGAGAAAAGAGTAGAAACCAATCAGATGTGTCTCATGTTTTGCATACAAATTCAAATGACGCGTCTCGACTTGAACATGCGAATGGTATCCAGTTGGAGGTGAATGATCGCAACTCACCCGCTGTAAACACTGGTAGCTTAGAAAATGGAAATTCTGAAACTTCTGGAGGGACCACTGTAACACAG AATGACCAAGTTAATGGTGTTCCATTTGCTCGATCATCCATGTTTAGTATGCCGGCCTACCTTCCAACTGCATTGCATCCATTTGTAATGCAACATGGTGTACCTCATCCCTCACAAGTCACACAGTCTCCTTTGTCATTATCCGGTATGCCATTGGTGCAAAATTGGCAGAGCCAGCAG TATCCTGAGCAAACTGAAGGAAATTTGTCTAGGACAGATTCTCATTTTGACCATGAAGCATTAGCCGTAAATGAGCATGCTCATCGTGCAAACTATGTGGATGCAAGCATCGATTCACAGCTAGATGCTGCTGATTCTGTGGTTCCATCACCAAATGGAGAGGTAGAG GTGCATGACTCTATAGATGAGAGCCATGACAAAGCCCAATCTCAGCTGAACTTGCAGCAAATATCATCCCAGTTTCATGAGGCTCTTAGAGTGGATCCCCTTGATAATGGCAACGACGATAAG GAGAAGAAAGGCACACCTGTAACTAGTCACAGCATGGATGACAGAAATGCAATGATGGAACATCCTAGTTttgcaatcaatgcatcttcatcAGAAGGACAAACCCGTGCTGTTAATTTTAGCGAAACAGCCTCATGTACTGCCTCAAGTGATGCTTCAACCATTGCCTTTGCTTCCATGGAGCAGAAGAGTAATATAGCTGGAAATCTTGGGGAAAGTTATCTATTGGACGAAAGAGCATTGCTGGCTTCTATAGCTCGTGCTATAGGATCTGGTGGCAGGACCAGAATTAGTTCAACT CTTCCAAATAGACTTGGAAAAATGCTTGCACCTCTTCACTGGCATGATTATAAAAAGAAGTATGGGAAGCTTGATGATTTTGTGGGCAATCATCCTGAT TTATTTTTGATCGAGGGAGACTACATTCAGCTACGAGAAGGTGCACAGAAAACCATAGCAGCCACAGCAACTGCTGCTAAAGTGGCCGCTGCAGCTGCAGCTGCTCCATCTTCTTTCACATCACTGACTCCTTCTGTAGCAGTTACTCCCATGGCACATTCCCACAGATCGAAAAAG CATTGCAAAGTCAGAACTTGA